In the Arthrobacter sp. Soc17.1.1.1 genome, CCGTGCCGGTAGCGTGTTGTGCACAGCCGACAGGCGCGGCATCGCCTCGCCTGCCGGACCCCGAGCTACTCCCAGGACCGGTGGTATCAGTGACCAACCCATCCAATCCGTCGAACGGCGACGACGACACACCCCAGGACCCGCTGTCCGAGATGCTGGCGAAGATGTTCGGCGGCGGCGCCGGCGCCGGCGGCTTCGATCCTCAGGAGATCGCCCGGGCGGCCGGCCTTCCCTCCGATCCCGCAGCCATGGCCATGATGATGCAGCAGGTCCAGGCCATGTTCAGCGCGCAGAGCGAAGGGCCCGTGAACTGGAAGATGGCGCACGAGCAGGCGCGTCGCGTCGCCGCGTCGGACAACGACCCCTCCGTCACGGCGCTGCAGCGCCGCAGCGTCGACGAGTCCCTGAAGCTTGCCGAGATGTGGCTCGACCCCGTGACCGACTTCCCGAGCACCGGGCAGCTGGGCCGGGCGTGGTCCCGCGCCGAATGGGTGGAGGCGACCATGACGACCTGGCGTCGCCTTACCGAGCCGGTCGCGACGAGCATCGCCAAGGCATTGTCCGACGTCATCTCCGAGCAGCTCCCCGAGGAGATGAAGTCCATGATGGGCATGATGGGCGGCCCGTCCTCCATGCTCCAGAACGTCGGCGGCGCCATGTTCGGCATGCAGCTGGGCCAGGCCGTCGGGGCGCTCTCGAAGGACGTCGTGGGGTCCACCGACATCGGTGTCCCCCTCGCCGACGGGCGCATGGCGCTGCTTCCCGCCAACGTCGCGGCGTTCGGAGCCGGCCTCGACGTGCCCGAGCAGGAGGTGCAGCTCTTCCTCGCCGTCCGCGAGGCGGCCCACGTACGCCTGTTCACCCACATCCCGTGGCTCACCGGACACCTGCTCGGCAGCATCGAGCGGTATGCGAGGGGCATCCACATCGACATGGGCAAGATCGAGGAGGCCGCGCGCGACATCGATCCGACCAATCCCGAGAGCCTGCAGGGCGCGCTCTCGCAGGGCGTGTTCATGCCGGAGCGCACGCCCGAGCAGGACGCCGCGCTCGTGCGCCTCGAGACGACGCTCGCCCTCGTGGAGGGCTGGGTGGACGAGGTGACGGCGGCGGCCGCGGCGAACCTGCCGTCGGCCGGGGCGCTGCGCGAGATGGTCCGACGACGGCGGGCGACCGGCGGACCCGCGGAGCACGCGTTCGCGGCGCTGGTCGGTCTGGAGCTGCGCCCGCGCAGGCTGCGCGACGCAGCCGCGCTGTGGGCGCTCCTGCTCGAGGAGCGGGGGGCCGAGGGGCGCGACGCCCTGTGGCAGCACCCGGACCTCCTGCCCACCGCGGAGGACCTCGACGATCCCGCCGGTTTCACCGAGCGCCGGAGACTGATCGAGTCCTCCGACGCCGACGTCGACGCCGCCCTCCAGCGGCTCCTTTCCGGGGACTTCGAGCAGGGCGGCGACGCCGCGGACGGCGACGCCCCTGCCGAGGACGGGGCTCCTCAGGCCGGCGACGATCCGGACACCGGCGGTCCCGACACGGACGGGACCAAGGCCGGCTGAACCGGTCCTGCCGCTCCCGGGCGAGGCCCGGGAGCGGTGTGCCCGCCTAGGGCTCGTCGGGTCGGCCCATGAGATTGCGGTGCGCGGCGAAGGCTGCTCCGTCGAGGAAGGCCTTCGCCGTCTCCGTGCGCGGATAGGACGTGAGCAGAGCCCAGAACTCCGCGCTGTGGGAGGGCTCGATGAGGTGCGCCATCTCGTGCAGGATCACGTAGTCGACGACCCATTCGGGCATGCCCTGCAGCCGGTGCGACAGCCGGATGGACCTGTAGGCCGGCGTCGCGGAGGCCCAGCGGGAATTCTGGTTGGTCACCCAGCCGATCGTCGAGGGCACGCCCCTGCCGCCCAGGTACTCGCGGGCCAGCCGCTCGGCCCGCTGCAGGAGCGCGGGGACGGGCTGGTTGTCGGTGATCGCCGGCGCGTCGAGGTACTTCTGGGACATCCGCGCCGTCATCCGCTCCACCCAGTGGCGTTCCTGGCCGGCCGAGAAGTGGCCGGGGATGGAGATCCTGATGACGCCGTCCCTGATGTCCGCGCTGACCGTCCGCTTGCGCCGCGCGGAGCGGCGCACCTCCACGGGCAGGCGCGCCGGGGCCGGCGTGCCCGGCTCAGGCACTGTCGGCCAGGATGCCGAGCACCGCTTCGCCGTACCGCTCGAGCTTCGCGGAACCGATCCCGGCGAGGCCGCCGAGTTCGTCGAGCGTCTGCGGCCTGGCCTCGGCGATCGCGACGAGTGTCGCATCGGTGAACACGACGAACGCGGGCACGTCCTTCTCCCGGGCCTCCGTGCGCCGCCATTCCCGGAGCGCCTCGAACGTCTCCTCCTGGTAGCTCGCGGGGCAGTCGCTGCAGCGTCCGATCTTGCGCTCCGAGCCGGTGAGGAGCGGGCGCTTGCAGACGCGGCAGACGGCGGGCGCCGAGGACTTGCGGTCGGCCTTCGCGCGCGGCTGGCGGAACGCGGCCTGTCCCGTCCCCGCGGGACGCAGCGGGTCGAGGAAACGCGAGGGCTTCCTGCTGGCCCGGCCTCCCGGGGAACGCGCGGTGGACCAGGAGAGCGAGAGGTGGATCCGGGCGCGGGTGATGCCGACATACAGCAGCCGGCGTTCCTCGTCGATGGCCTCCTGCGTGTCGGCGAACGAGATGGGCATGAGCCCCTCGCTCAGGCCGACGAGGAAGACGGCGTCCCACTCGAGCCCCTTGGCCGAGTGCAACGACGCGAGGGTCACGCCCTGGACCGTCGGGGCGTGCTGCGACGCGGCCCGCTCCTCGAGTTCGGCGACGAACAGCTGGAGCGTGAAGGCCTCGGCGCCGCGGACCCTGTTGAGCTCGTCCGCCAGCCCGACGAGGGCCGCGAGCGACTCCCACTTCTCGCGGACCGCCCCGGAGTTCTGCGGTGCCACCGAGGTGTAGCCGAGCGAGGCGAGGACGTCCCGCACCTGCTGGGGCACGTCGGCGTCGCCCTGGGTGCGCGCCGCTGCCCGGAGCTGGAGCAGCGCGTCGCGGACCTCCCGGCGCTGGAAGAACCGCTCCCCGCCGCGGAGCTGGTAGCCGATGCCGGCGCTGGCGAGGGCCTGCTCGTACGCCTCCGACTGCCCGTTCGTGCGGTAGAGGATCGCGATCTCGCTCGCCTTGACGCCCTGGTTCAGCAGGGCCCCGATGCGCCTCGCGCACTCCGCCGCCTCGGCCTCGTCGTCGCTGCACTCGGTGAAGACGGGTTCGGGCCCGGCGGCACGCTGCGCGATCAGCTCCAGCGGCGCGGACCACGTGGTGCCGACGGCACGCCGGTCGGCGTCCTCGCCCCTCGCGGCCAGGAGGGTGTTCGCTGCACGGACGACCTGCGGCGTGGACCGGTAGTCGCGCACCAGCCGCACCACCTGCGCGCCCTCGTAGCGCTTCGTGAAGTCGAGCAGGTGCCGCGACGTGGCACCGGTGAACGAGTAGATGGTCTGGCTCGCATCCCCGACCACGCACAGCTCGCGGCGCTCGCCCAGCCAGAGGTCGAGCAGGCGCTGCTGGAGCGGCGAGACGTCCTGGTACTCGTCGACGACGAAGTGGCGGTACTGCGCCCGCACCGTCGCCGCCACCTTCTCGTCCTCCTCGAGAATGGCCACGGTGGTCAGCAGCACGTCCTCGAAGTCGATCAGGTTGCGGTCGATCTTGAGGTCCTCGTACGCCGAGAAGATCCGGGACACCGACACCAGGTCCATGCCCGCGGGCTCCGCGCGGCCTGCCGCCGCGGCGGCGTATCCGTCCGGCGTCAGCATCGAGACCTTCGCCCACTCGATTTCCGCCGCGACGTCCCGGATGGCGGCACGGTCCGTGGTCAGCCGCAACCGGCGCGCCGACTCGGCGATGAGCTGCGCCTTGTGGTCGACCAGCGCCGGCAGCGGCCCGCCGACGGCCTGCGGCCAGAAGTACTGCAGTTGCCGCAGTGCTGCGGCGTGGAAGGTCCGGGCCTGCACCCCGCCCGCCCCGAGGTCGCGGAGGCGTGTGCGCATCTCCGCCGCCGCGCGCGCGGTGAACGTCACGGCGAGCACCTGCTGCGGCTTGTAGACGCCCGTGTGCACGCCGTACGCGATGCGGTGGGTGATGGCACGGGTCTTGCCGGTCCCCGCTCCCGCGAGGACGCAGAGCGGACCCGTGAGGGTGCTCGCCACGGTGCGCTGTTCGTCGTCGAGCCCTTCGAGGATGCTGTCCTCGAGCAGAATCCCGGTCATCAGGGGCGCGCCTCCGATGGCTGCTTGTCCAGCGGTCCGCCGTACCAGCGCTCGATGAGCGACCGCGCGATCGAGATACCGCCCGCGACGGTGATCGTCCCGTCCCGCACCTCGGTGAACAGCTGCTCGCGCGTGAACCACCGCACGGATCGCATCTCCACGCGGTCGGGGACCGCGTCGGTGCTGACCGCCCGGGCCGTGAAGCCGAGCATCAGGGAGGCGGGGAAGGGCCAGGGCTGGGACCCGAGGTACTCCGGGGACTGGATCTCGATGCCGGATTCCTCGGCCACCTCGCGGATGACAGCGGCCTCGAGCGACTCCCCCGGCTCGACGAACCCGGCGAGGGTGGAGTAGCGGTCCTCGGGCCACGCCGCCGCGGAGCCGAGGAGCAGGCGGTCGTCGTCGTCGACCACCGAGACGATGATCGCGGCGTCGGTGCGCGGGTAGTGCTGCGAGCCGTCCGCCGGGCACTGCCGCACCCAGCCGGCGTCGCGGACCTCGGTGACGGCTCCGCACCGGGGGCAGTGGGTGTGCGTGGCGTGCCAGTTCGCGATCGCGGCGGCCTCGACGAAGAGCCCGGCGTCGCGGGCGTCGAGCGATGCGGCGACATCGCGCAGGCCCAGCCACTCCTCGGCCGGTGCGACGGCGGGATCCTCCTCGTCGAGGACGGCGAGGACCACGGTGCTGCCGGCGTCGGCGGCTCCCTCGTTGATCCGGCCGAGGTAGACGAGCAGTTCGGGCCGTTGCAGCTCGGAGGGTGCGAGGAGCCGCAGAGCGGTCCCCTCCACCGGTGCCTTCCCGCGGGCCAGGACCAGGACCTTCGTCTCCTCCGAGGCCCAGAACCCCTCGAGGAGGTTCTCGGTGGTCCTCGCGTCACCGTCCCGGTCGGAATCCGTACGCGAGAGCGGCAGCGATCCGAGGGGAGGCAGCACGAGGGTCCGGAGGGGTTCGGTCATGGTTCTACGGTACGTTCTCGCTCTCCCAAAACCCATTTCGAT is a window encoding:
- a CDS encoding zinc-dependent metalloprotease codes for the protein MTNPSNPSNGDDDTPQDPLSEMLAKMFGGGAGAGGFDPQEIARAAGLPSDPAAMAMMMQQVQAMFSAQSEGPVNWKMAHEQARRVAASDNDPSVTALQRRSVDESLKLAEMWLDPVTDFPSTGQLGRAWSRAEWVEATMTTWRRLTEPVATSIAKALSDVISEQLPEEMKSMMGMMGGPSSMLQNVGGAMFGMQLGQAVGALSKDVVGSTDIGVPLADGRMALLPANVAAFGAGLDVPEQEVQLFLAVREAAHVRLFTHIPWLTGHLLGSIERYARGIHIDMGKIEEAARDIDPTNPESLQGALSQGVFMPERTPEQDAALVRLETTLALVEGWVDEVTAAAAANLPSAGALREMVRRRRATGGPAEHAFAALVGLELRPRRLRDAAALWALLLEERGAEGRDALWQHPDLLPTAEDLDDPAGFTERRRLIESSDADVDAALQRLLSGDFEQGGDAADGDAPAEDGAPQAGDDPDTGGPDTDGTKAG
- a CDS encoding M48 metallopeptidase family protein produces the protein MPEPGTPAPARLPVEVRRSARRKRTVSADIRDGVIRISIPGHFSAGQERHWVERMTARMSQKYLDAPAITDNQPVPALLQRAERLAREYLGGRGVPSTIGWVTNQNSRWASATPAYRSIRLSHRLQGMPEWVVDYVILHEMAHLIEPSHSAEFWALLTSYPRTETAKAFLDGAAFAAHRNLMGRPDEP
- a CDS encoding ATP-dependent DNA helicase UvrD2; the encoded protein is MTGILLEDSILEGLDDEQRTVASTLTGPLCVLAGAGTGKTRAITHRIAYGVHTGVYKPQQVLAVTFTARAAAEMRTRLRDLGAGGVQARTFHAAALRQLQYFWPQAVGGPLPALVDHKAQLIAESARRLRLTTDRAAIRDVAAEIEWAKVSMLTPDGYAAAAAGRAEPAGMDLVSVSRIFSAYEDLKIDRNLIDFEDVLLTTVAILEEDEKVAATVRAQYRHFVVDEYQDVSPLQQRLLDLWLGERRELCVVGDASQTIYSFTGATSRHLLDFTKRYEGAQVVRLVRDYRSTPQVVRAANTLLAARGEDADRRAVGTTWSAPLELIAQRAAGPEPVFTECSDDEAEAAECARRIGALLNQGVKASEIAILYRTNGQSEAYEQALASAGIGYQLRGGERFFQRREVRDALLQLRAAARTQGDADVPQQVRDVLASLGYTSVAPQNSGAVREKWESLAALVGLADELNRVRGAEAFTLQLFVAELEERAASQHAPTVQGVTLASLHSAKGLEWDAVFLVGLSEGLMPISFADTQEAIDEERRLLYVGITRARIHLSLSWSTARSPGGRASRKPSRFLDPLRPAGTGQAAFRQPRAKADRKSSAPAVCRVCKRPLLTGSERKIGRCSDCPASYQEETFEALREWRRTEAREKDVPAFVVFTDATLVAIAEARPQTLDELGGLAGIGSAKLERYGEAVLGILADSA
- the nudC gene encoding NAD(+) diphosphatase; the protein is MTEPLRTLVLPPLGSLPLSRTDSDRDGDARTTENLLEGFWASEETKVLVLARGKAPVEGTALRLLAPSELQRPELLVYLGRINEGAADAGSTVVLAVLDEEDPAVAPAEEWLGLRDVAASLDARDAGLFVEAAAIANWHATHTHCPRCGAVTEVRDAGWVRQCPADGSQHYPRTDAAIIVSVVDDDDRLLLGSAAAWPEDRYSTLAGFVEPGESLEAAVIREVAEESGIEIQSPEYLGSQPWPFPASLMLGFTARAVSTDAVPDRVEMRSVRWFTREQLFTEVRDGTITVAGGISIARSLIERWYGGPLDKQPSEARP